The Nitrospiraceae bacterium genome has a window encoding:
- a CDS encoding 2-oxo acid dehydrogenase subunit E2, translated as MADFLMPTLGADMTQGTLVAWKKRPGDHVTKGEIIAEVDTEKSAIEVESLHTGIVERLLVQPGDTVPVGTAMAVIREEGPSASVSSVPSSAVAPPAPAAPAVKAAAEADRLRISPAARKLAAERGIDPAGLHGTGPDSVITLEDVNHASAVTATASPEWVRATATERQARMRQTIAAAMTRSKREIPHYYLSTTFDMGPAVTWLKEANEKRPVTERLLYGVMLVKAVALALRKVPELNALWKGNDAEPQDRIHIGTAISLRQGGLVAPALHDADRQSLGDLMRSFQDLVMRARAGTLRSSEMSDPTITVTSLGEQGVETVFGVIYPPQVALVGFGKLVERPWVVGGRILPRPVITVSLSADHRVTDGHRGARFLAELETLLQQPESL; from the coding sequence ATGGCTGACTTTCTCATGCCCACGCTGGGGGCGGATATGACCCAAGGCACGCTGGTCGCTTGGAAGAAGCGGCCCGGCGACCATGTGACCAAGGGCGAAATCATCGCCGAAGTCGACACGGAGAAATCAGCGATCGAGGTCGAGTCGCTGCACACGGGAATCGTCGAACGGCTGTTGGTGCAACCAGGTGATACCGTCCCGGTCGGGACGGCCATGGCGGTCATTCGCGAGGAAGGTCCCTCGGCATCGGTTTCGTCTGTCCCGAGTTCGGCGGTCGCACCGCCTGCCCCAGCCGCACCGGCGGTCAAGGCTGCTGCGGAAGCCGACCGACTTCGCATATCACCTGCAGCACGGAAGCTCGCAGCCGAGCGGGGAATCGATCCGGCCGGCTTGCATGGTACTGGGCCGGACAGTGTCATTACGTTGGAGGACGTCAACCATGCGTCGGCCGTCACGGCCACGGCTTCCCCAGAGTGGGTCCGCGCGACAGCGACGGAGCGCCAGGCCCGCATGAGGCAAACCATCGCGGCAGCGATGACGCGATCAAAACGCGAAATCCCCCACTACTATTTGAGCACCACCTTCGACATGGGGCCAGCCGTGACTTGGCTCAAGGAGGCAAATGAAAAGCGGCCTGTGACCGAACGATTGTTGTATGGCGTCATGCTCGTCAAGGCCGTGGCCTTGGCATTACGGAAGGTTCCGGAACTCAATGCCCTCTGGAAAGGAAACGACGCCGAGCCTCAGGATCGCATCCACATCGGCACCGCCATCTCCTTGCGTCAAGGAGGCCTCGTGGCACCGGCCCTGCACGACGCGGACCGACAAAGTCTCGGCGACCTGATGAGGAGCTTTCAGGATCTCGTGATGCGTGCCAGGGCCGGGACATTGCGGAGCTCGGAGATGTCCGACCCGACCATCACGGTCACGAGCCTCGGCGAGCAGGGAGTGGAAACCGTGTTCGGAGTGATTTATCCTCCCCAAGTCGCGCTGGTGGGGTTCGGCAAGCTGGTTGAGCGTCCTTGGGTTGTCGGAGGCAGAATCCTTCCCCGCCCGGTGATTACGGTCTCCCTGTCGGCCGACCATCGCGTGACGGACGGCCATCGCGGGGCGCGGTTCCTCGCGGAGCTCGAGACCCTACTCCAGCAACCGGAGTCACTATGA
- a CDS encoding ATPase — translation MTAKTHNPSGLGARRDRTVQEYQHDTYKLRGKLKEPTVCTSCGAVFHKGRWAWGAKPEGAEEITCPACLRIRDKYPKGFVTLKGSFVAEQHEQVMGIVHHSESKEKREHPLSRIMGVERRPEGLVVSTTDTHLPRLIGEALQHAYHGELDLHYDDDEDFVRVTWTR, via the coding sequence ATGACAGCCAAAACGCACAACCCGTCAGGCCTGGGCGCCCGGAGAGACCGGACGGTCCAGGAGTACCAACACGACACGTACAAGCTTCGAGGCAAACTGAAGGAACCCACGGTTTGCACGTCCTGCGGCGCCGTGTTTCATAAGGGACGCTGGGCCTGGGGCGCGAAACCCGAAGGAGCCGAGGAAATCACCTGTCCGGCCTGCCTCCGGATACGCGACAAGTATCCCAAGGGATTCGTGACCCTAAAGGGCTCCTTCGTTGCGGAGCAGCACGAACAGGTCATGGGAATCGTGCACCATTCCGAATCGAAAGAAAAACGGGAACACCCGCTCTCGCGCATCATGGGAGTAGAACGGCGGCCCGAGGGACTGGTCGTCTCGACCACCGATACGCACCTACCTCGACTCATCGGCGAAGCGTTGCAACATGCCTATCACGGAGAATTGGACCTTCACTATGACGACGATGAAGACTTCGTCCGCGTTACCTGGACCAGATAA
- a CDS encoding alpha-ketoacid dehydrogenase subunit beta has product MTKMTYREAVRTGMREALQNDPRVFLMGEDVGRYGGTYACSKGLLAEFGPERIRDTPLSESTFVGAGIGAALGGMRPIVEVMTVNFSLLALDQIVNNAATLRHMSGGQFSVPLVVRMATGAGRQVAAQHSHSFEGWYAHIPGITVLTPATVTDAHGMLLTALRQPDPVFIFEHAYLYSMEGELEDQALPVDISKAAVRRTGKDVSLITFGGGLWKALAAAEELAKQGIEAEVLDLRVLRPLDTETLLASVRHTHRAVVIDEGWRQGSFAAEIVAQIVEGAFYDLDAPIARVCSAEVPIPYAKHLEDAALPSVEAIQRAARVMCAK; this is encoded by the coding sequence ATGACGAAGATGACCTATCGAGAAGCTGTCCGGACCGGAATGCGGGAAGCCCTGCAGAATGACCCGCGCGTATTCCTCATGGGAGAAGACGTCGGAAGGTACGGCGGGACCTATGCGTGCAGCAAAGGATTGTTGGCCGAGTTCGGCCCGGAACGGATCCGCGATACGCCTCTCTCCGAAAGCACCTTCGTCGGCGCGGGTATCGGAGCGGCGCTGGGCGGCATGAGGCCGATCGTCGAAGTGATGACCGTGAATTTCAGTCTCCTAGCCCTCGACCAGATCGTGAATAACGCCGCGACGCTTCGACACATGTCAGGCGGCCAGTTCAGCGTGCCGCTCGTGGTCCGCATGGCGACCGGCGCAGGCCGACAGGTGGCGGCCCAACATTCGCACAGTTTCGAGGGTTGGTACGCCCACATCCCCGGCATTACGGTGCTGACGCCTGCCACGGTGACCGATGCGCACGGCATGTTGCTCACAGCGCTGAGGCAACCGGATCCGGTCTTCATCTTCGAGCATGCCTATCTCTACTCCATGGAAGGCGAGTTGGAAGACCAGGCCTTGCCGGTGGACATCTCCAAGGCCGCCGTCCGCCGGACCGGAAAGGACGTAAGCCTGATCACCTTCGGCGGCGGATTGTGGAAAGCACTCGCTGCCGCCGAGGAACTCGCCAAACAGGGCATTGAGGCGGAGGTGCTCGATCTACGCGTACTTCGCCCTTTGGACACCGAGACCCTCTTGGCCTCCGTCAGGCACACCCATCGCGCCGTAGTTATCGATGAAGGCTGGCGGCAAGGGAGTTTTGCGGCGGAGATCGTCGCTCAGATCGTCGAAGGGGCGTTTTACGATCTCGATGCACCGATCGCGCGCGTCTGCAGCGCCGAGGTCCCGATTCCCTATGCCAAGCACCTCGAGGACGCAGCACTGCCGAGCGTGGAAGCAATCCAGCGCGCCGCGCGCGTTATGTGCGCGAAGTGA
- a CDS encoding phosphoribosyltransferase, translated as MERDLFRNREEAGELLAAALTAYRDDPHAIILALPRGGVAVGYQLSIALHLPLDVLISRKIGAPDNPEYAMGAVSETGSVYWNRDALRGLPLSQRDLDRAVHAQKDEVARRVALYRQGRPFPDLTDRTVILVDDGIATGATFFASVAAARQRHPRRLIGAIPVGPSGTIREVRAAVDELVVLMVPEPFYAVGNFFEDFAQVEDQEVLQYLNLAEEALAGHGTTH; from the coding sequence ATGGAACGGGACCTGTTCAGAAATCGGGAAGAAGCCGGCGAACTCCTGGCCGCAGCGCTCACGGCATATCGGGATGATCCTCATGCGATCATCCTGGCGCTCCCGCGCGGCGGCGTGGCCGTCGGGTATCAGCTCAGCATCGCGCTCCATCTGCCCCTGGACGTCCTGATCAGCCGAAAGATCGGCGCACCGGACAACCCGGAGTATGCGATGGGCGCGGTCAGCGAAACCGGCAGCGTCTATTGGAATCGCGACGCGCTGCGCGGATTGCCCCTCTCTCAGCGAGATCTGGACCGGGCGGTCCATGCCCAGAAGGACGAGGTGGCGCGCCGCGTGGCTCTCTATCGGCAAGGACGTCCGTTTCCAGATCTGACCGATCGCACGGTGATCCTGGTCGACGACGGTATTGCGACGGGCGCCACCTTCTTCGCCTCCGTCGCCGCGGCACGTCAACGACATCCACGCCGCCTGATCGGCGCCATTCCCGTCGGCCCGAGCGGCACAATCCGCGAGGTGCGCGCGGCCGTAGACGAACTCGTCGTGCTAATGGTGCCGGAACCGTTCTACGCCGTAGGAAATTTCTTCGAAGACTTTGCGCAGGTGGAGGATCAGGAGGTGCTGCAGTATCTGAACCTGGCCGAGGAAGCTCTGGCAGGACACGGCACCACCCATTAA
- the acsA gene encoding acetate--CoA ligase — MTWKPIIKSRREWDIVPNLHEYEAIRQSFSWEKARAELDGLPNSSGLNIAHEAVVRHATGQRAGHTALRWLGKSGTLVDFSYARLHELTNRFANMLASRGIGKGDRLFVLAGRIPELYISALGTLKHRAVFCPLFSAFGPEPIRARLTIGEAKVLVTTEALYHRKVAAIRDALPKLEHIILIGEGGVTTAVPRTEDFHRLLDEASPNYEIGPTDPEDMALLHFTSGTTGTPKGAIHVHEAVVAHHMTGKLALDFHPEDIFWCTADPGWVTGTSYGIIAPLTNGVTAIVDEVEFDAARWYGILQEQRVSVWYTAPTAIRMMMKTGANLAHTYDLRHLRFLASVGEPLNPEAVVWGQEAFGRPFHDNWWQTETGGIMIANYAAMDIRPGSMGRPLPGIEAGIVRKTEDGRVNTIEQPGVQGELALRPGWPSMFRGYWNEPERYKKCFAEGWYLTGDLAKRDEDGYFWFVGRADDVIKTSGHLIGPFEVESALIEHRAVAEAGVIGKPDPVALEIVKAFVSLKDGFEPSDALRRELLGFARARLGAAVAPKDITFLPTLPKTRSGKIMRRLLKARELGLPEGDTSTLEG; from the coding sequence ATGACTTGGAAACCCATTATCAAGTCCAGACGGGAATGGGACATCGTCCCGAACCTGCACGAGTACGAGGCGATCCGTCAGTCCTTTTCATGGGAGAAGGCGCGGGCTGAACTGGATGGGTTGCCGAACAGCTCCGGCCTCAATATCGCCCACGAAGCGGTGGTGCGCCACGCGACCGGACAGAGAGCCGGCCATACTGCGCTCCGATGGCTGGGCAAATCCGGAACGCTGGTGGATTTTTCCTATGCGCGGCTCCACGAACTCACGAATCGATTCGCCAATATGCTGGCGTCGCGCGGCATCGGCAAAGGCGATCGCCTGTTCGTCTTGGCCGGCCGCATCCCTGAACTCTATATCTCAGCGCTCGGCACGCTGAAGCATCGCGCCGTCTTCTGTCCTCTGTTTTCAGCTTTCGGCCCGGAGCCGATTCGCGCCCGCCTGACGATCGGAGAGGCAAAGGTGTTGGTCACAACCGAAGCGCTGTACCATCGTAAGGTGGCCGCGATTCGGGACGCGCTGCCCAAGTTGGAACACATCATTCTGATCGGTGAAGGAGGCGTAACGACGGCGGTGCCGCGTACCGAAGATTTTCACCGACTGCTGGACGAGGCCTCGCCGAACTATGAGATTGGCCCCACCGACCCGGAAGACATGGCCTTGCTCCATTTTACGAGCGGCACCACCGGTACACCGAAGGGCGCCATCCATGTGCACGAAGCCGTGGTGGCCCACCACATGACCGGCAAACTCGCCCTCGACTTCCATCCGGAAGACATCTTCTGGTGCACGGCCGACCCAGGCTGGGTCACTGGGACCTCCTACGGCATCATCGCTCCCCTCACGAATGGGGTCACCGCGATCGTCGACGAAGTGGAATTCGATGCGGCACGGTGGTACGGCATCCTGCAAGAGCAACGGGTGTCCGTGTGGTACACGGCCCCCACGGCGATCCGCATGATGATGAAGACCGGCGCGAATCTGGCGCATACGTATGACTTGCGTCACCTGCGCTTCTTGGCGAGCGTGGGAGAACCGCTCAATCCGGAAGCGGTCGTCTGGGGACAAGAGGCCTTCGGCCGCCCCTTCCACGACAACTGGTGGCAGACCGAAACGGGCGGCATTATGATCGCCAACTACGCCGCGATGGACATTCGTCCCGGTTCGATGGGCCGCCCCTTGCCGGGCATCGAAGCCGGAATCGTGCGCAAGACCGAGGACGGCAGGGTGAACACCATCGAGCAACCCGGCGTCCAAGGCGAACTGGCCCTGCGTCCCGGCTGGCCTTCCATGTTCCGCGGATACTGGAACGAACCGGAACGCTACAAGAAATGCTTCGCCGAAGGTTGGTACCTGACCGGCGATCTGGCCAAGCGGGACGAGGACGGCTACTTCTGGTTCGTCGGACGGGCCGACGACGTCATCAAGACCTCGGGGCACCTGATCGGGCCTTTCGAAGTCGAAAGCGCCTTGATCGAGCATCGAGCAGTCGCCGAAGCCGGCGTCATCGGGAAGCCCGATCCCGTCGCCTTGGAAATCGTGAAGGCCTTCGTGTCGCTCAAGGACGGCTTCGAACCGAGCGACGCATTGCGGCGAGAGTTGCTGGGGTTTGCGCGGGCGCGGCTGGGAGCCGCCGTGGCGCCGAAAGACATCACGTTCCTACCGACGCTGCCCAAAACGAGAAGCGGAAAAATCATGCGACGTCTGCTGAAGGCGCGCGAACTCGGTCTCCCGGAAGGAGACACCTCGACGTTGGAAGGGTGA
- a CDS encoding nucleotidyltransferase domain-containing protein codes for MTTAKPQNDYRILKVLVGSQAHGLAGPESDADYRSVFVIPTADLFRVGFKYQGTKMVKQEEDETAWEIGLFLTLATECYPLVLETLVAPVAAADDWGGELRTLFPALWSPEQAFQAFAGYCENQRKKMLDRKDGRPEKYAAAYIRVLFNLCELLERETFAIRVSETPIGETVATIKSGKYRTGEVIDLGESLLERAKHNLPLCRHRPNPELVDRFLYRIRKAFLV; via the coding sequence ATGACGACCGCCAAGCCACAGAACGATTATCGCATCCTAAAAGTGCTTGTTGGCTCGCAAGCGCACGGACTGGCCGGCCCTGAGAGCGATGCCGACTATCGCAGTGTCTTCGTCATTCCGACGGCAGACCTGTTTCGTGTCGGCTTCAAGTACCAAGGCACCAAGATGGTAAAGCAGGAGGAGGACGAGACCGCGTGGGAGATCGGGCTGTTCCTGACCTTGGCCACCGAATGTTATCCCCTCGTCTTGGAAACCCTCGTTGCGCCGGTCGCGGCGGCGGATGATTGGGGAGGGGAATTGCGGACCCTCTTTCCGGCGCTCTGGTCGCCGGAACAAGCCTTCCAGGCCTTCGCCGGGTACTGCGAGAATCAGCGGAAGAAAATGCTCGATCGTAAAGATGGTCGTCCGGAAAAGTACGCCGCGGCCTATATCCGGGTACTCTTCAACCTCTGCGAGCTGCTCGAACGGGAAACCTTCGCCATCAGGGTCAGCGAAACACCCATCGGTGAAACCGTCGCCACAATCAAAAGTGGGAAATACCGCACCGGGGAAGTCATCGACCTGGGAGAGTCATTGTTGGAACGGGCCAAGCACAACCTTCCCCTCTGCAGGCATCGGCCGAACCCGGAACTCGTCGACCGCTTCCTCTATCGCATCAGGAAAGCGTTCTTAGTCTGA
- the pdhA gene encoding pyruvate dehydrogenase (acetyl-transferring) E1 component subunit alpha — MSTVADRKQGLEWLRQMLRIRRFEEKSAELYQRGAIRGFLHLYIGEEAVAAGSIPCLDAEDAIVATYREHGHALIRGTPMRALMAELYGKATGCARGRGGSMHFFDAARRFFGGLAIVAGGLPVAVGLALADIMQQRQRVTACYFGDGAVAEGEFHESLNLAALWKLPVLFLCENNLYAMGTALARHQSQTDLAAKAQAYAITAEAVDGMDVVAVAAATRRAVEAVRCGKGPYFLEYRTYRFRAHSMYDAELYRSKDEVAAWKQRDPILLLQQTLRTSHGLNDAEWSSMESAVASEIDEAVAFAEGSPWEPVEDLTKDVLTDVSGQT; from the coding sequence ATGAGTACCGTTGCAGACCGCAAGCAAGGACTCGAATGGCTGCGGCAGATGCTCCGAATCCGACGCTTTGAAGAAAAATCCGCCGAGCTCTACCAGCGTGGCGCGATTCGCGGATTTCTGCATCTCTATATCGGCGAAGAGGCCGTCGCAGCCGGTTCGATCCCCTGCCTCGATGCCGAGGATGCGATCGTGGCCACGTATCGGGAACATGGCCACGCCCTGATCAGGGGCACTCCGATGCGGGCCCTGATGGCGGAGCTCTACGGCAAGGCGACCGGCTGCGCGCGAGGCCGCGGCGGTTCCATGCACTTTTTTGATGCGGCGCGGCGGTTCTTCGGCGGGCTGGCGATCGTGGCCGGGGGTTTGCCCGTCGCGGTCGGACTCGCCTTGGCCGACATCATGCAGCAGCGACAGCGCGTAACCGCCTGTTATTTCGGGGACGGCGCGGTGGCGGAAGGCGAATTTCACGAGTCGCTGAATCTGGCTGCCCTCTGGAAGCTGCCGGTACTCTTTCTCTGCGAGAACAACCTCTACGCCATGGGAACGGCGTTGGCGCGCCACCAATCACAGACCGACTTGGCGGCCAAGGCCCAAGCCTATGCGATCACGGCAGAAGCAGTCGACGGAATGGACGTGGTGGCCGTCGCCGCCGCCACCAGGCGCGCGGTCGAGGCCGTGCGTTGCGGTAAGGGGCCGTATTTTCTGGAGTACCGAACCTACCGGTTTCGCGCCCATTCGATGTACGACGCGGAACTCTATCGGAGCAAAGATGAGGTTGCGGCATGGAAGCAGCGGGACCCGATCCTGCTGCTTCAACAGACCCTCCGTACCTCCCATGGACTCAACGACGCTGAATGGTCCTCGATGGAATCGGCCGTCGCCTCGGAAATCGACGAGGCCGTCGCCTTCGCTGAAGGCAGTCCCTGGGAACCGGTCGAAGATTTGACGAAGGATGTCCTGACCGACGTAAGCGGACAGACGTGA
- a CDS encoding trypsin-like peptidase domain-containing protein, with product MAGWIDHWRAATVAIGQIEEGPESTTGRRSARKFFSVSGTGVLFSLYGVRRRMTWLVTAKHVLYDPEEQWEPTAVGILFPRSPRGRMVQALEVPLQDRRRGKRRWIAHPDPSVDLACLPLPVSLHPRRRGGPASVAWMDIATTADLYEGAPVVVLGYPAVFNLPDWPCAIVRQGMVSWVSPRSPGSQVFLIDSHVYPGNSGGPVFRLPAMMDRQGHMTSGGPVTLLGIVTRASIQSLPLLAGGKPVELHYRGKRAGEPLLSRSFLGLGMVEPAYRIKQLLVSASRTARRRRRPTA from the coding sequence ATGGCTGGTTGGATCGACCATTGGCGCGCCGCTACGGTCGCGATCGGACAGATCGAGGAAGGGCCGGAGTCGACAACCGGTCGACGCTCAGCTAGAAAGTTTTTCAGCGTGTCGGGCACGGGCGTGCTGTTTTCCCTGTACGGGGTCCGCCGGCGGATGACGTGGCTCGTGACCGCCAAACATGTCCTCTACGATCCGGAAGAGCAGTGGGAACCGACGGCCGTCGGCATTTTGTTTCCGCGCAGCCCTCGCGGCCGAATGGTCCAGGCCCTGGAGGTTCCGCTGCAAGACCGGCGGCGCGGGAAGCGGCGTTGGATTGCACACCCGGATCCCTCCGTCGATCTGGCCTGCCTTCCCCTCCCGGTCAGCCTGCACCCGCGACGCAGGGGCGGCCCGGCTTCGGTCGCCTGGATGGACATCGCCACCACGGCAGACCTCTATGAAGGCGCCCCCGTTGTCGTGCTCGGATACCCCGCCGTGTTCAACTTGCCGGACTGGCCCTGTGCGATTGTTCGACAGGGCATGGTTTCCTGGGTCTCGCCGCGAAGCCCCGGCTCACAGGTGTTCTTGATCGACAGCCACGTGTATCCCGGCAACAGCGGCGGCCCGGTATTCCGACTTCCGGCTATGATGGATCGGCAAGGACACATGACGAGCGGTGGACCGGTGACACTACTCGGCATCGTCACCAGGGCAAGCATCCAAAGCCTGCCGTTGCTCGCGGGCGGAAAACCGGTGGAACTACATTATCGTGGAAAACGCGCGGGGGAGCCCCTGCTGTCGCGTAGTTTTCTGGGGCTTGGAATGGTGGAACCGGCCTATCGAATCAAACAGCTCCTGGTCTCAGCCTCTCGAACCGCACGACGCCGACGGCGGCCGACGGCGTAG
- a CDS encoding Hsp20/alpha crystallin family protein, whose translation MSGLTRWEPFRSQWNPWKELEDMEKRLSSLWGRPVPKTGGERESISVAEWSPLVDITEDDKEYLINAELPEVKREDVKLTVQDNVLSISGDRKCEKEEKGKKYHRVERTYGSFLRSFTVPEDADGGKVTAEYKDGMLKVHLPKTEKSKPKSVEVKIA comes from the coding sequence ATGAGCGGCTTAACACGTTGGGAACCGTTCCGCTCCCAGTGGAATCCATGGAAAGAACTCGAAGATATGGAGAAGCGATTGTCGTCGCTGTGGGGAAGGCCGGTCCCCAAGACCGGTGGGGAACGGGAATCCATCTCGGTCGCCGAATGGTCCCCGCTCGTGGACATTACCGAAGACGACAAGGAATATCTGATCAACGCCGAACTGCCTGAAGTGAAGCGGGAAGATGTGAAGCTGACCGTGCAGGATAACGTGCTGTCCATCTCGGGTGATCGCAAGTGCGAAAAAGAAGAGAAGGGCAAGAAATACCATCGGGTCGAACGAACCTACGGCAGCTTCCTGCGAAGCTTTACGGTTCCGGAAGACGCCGACGGCGGCAAGGTCACCGCCGAGTACAAGGACGGAATGCTCAAAGTACATCTCCCCAAGACAGAGAAAAGCAAACCGAAGAGCGTCGAGGTCAAAATCGCCTGA
- a CDS encoding universal stress protein, translated as MRVVMALDWAEHAFSAVRQALELYAVKDAVLVHGVDLGLFQYPLIAEMSNLQGYDDFRKAMRQAGEQLLDHAATLLPRQGVTVRRVCEFAKPAALIIDTAKKEQADLIAIGARGRGRVGEVLLGSVSHRVAQHAHCSTLVVKDRMGPVKRVVVAVESHEDGTRIKDWLIRHPFKEPAGLTLVSVVRPIPATDPFSLFPVQDWTDTAVRHAEDVVKQLGTAVMDHRYSVGTHVAVGDPVEVVIQQADSADLLIIGSHGRKAVERFLLGSISHALVHRSACPVLIVR; from the coding sequence ATGCGTGTCGTGATGGCGCTGGACTGGGCGGAGCATGCATTCTCCGCCGTCCGCCAAGCCCTCGAACTCTACGCCGTGAAAGATGCGGTACTGGTGCATGGTGTCGACCTTGGGTTGTTCCAATACCCACTCATCGCGGAAATGTCGAACCTGCAGGGCTACGACGACTTCCGCAAGGCGATGCGACAGGCCGGCGAGCAGTTGCTTGACCATGCGGCCACGCTGCTTCCCCGACAAGGGGTCACCGTGAGACGCGTCTGTGAGTTCGCCAAACCGGCCGCGCTGATCATCGATACCGCCAAGAAAGAACAGGCCGACCTCATCGCGATCGGCGCCCGTGGTCGCGGCCGCGTCGGCGAGGTCTTGCTGGGCAGCGTGTCGCATCGAGTCGCGCAACATGCCCACTGTTCGACCCTGGTGGTCAAAGATCGGATGGGCCCGGTGAAACGGGTCGTGGTCGCGGTGGAGAGCCATGAGGACGGCACTCGCATCAAGGACTGGCTCATCCGCCATCCGTTCAAAGAGCCGGCCGGGCTGACGTTGGTCAGCGTGGTCCGCCCGATTCCCGCCACGGACCCGTTCAGCCTGTTCCCGGTTCAGGATTGGACGGACACGGCCGTTCGACATGCCGAAGACGTCGTCAAACAGTTAGGCACGGCCGTCATGGATCATCGCTACAGCGTCGGAACCCATGTGGCCGTGGGCGACCCGGTCGAGGTGGTGATCCAGCAGGCTGACTCGGCCGACTTGCTGATCATCGGCTCGCACGGACGCAAGGCGGTAGAACGGTTTCTCCTGGGCAGCATCTCGCACGCCCTGGTACACCGATCGGCCTGTCCGGTCTTGATCGTCCGATGA
- a CDS encoding GTPase: protein MDNHAKHETTRVLIMGAAGRDFHTFNLLFRGSLAHQVMGFTAAQIPNIQDRRYPAALAGALYPDGIPIYPEAELERLIQHHHIDQVIFAYSDVSHEAVMRTASRVIAAGASFCVPGTRSTMLAARKPVVSICATRTGAGKSPVSRRVSAVLAAAGLRIGLVRHPMPYGDLELQAVQRFVRLADLDAAACTIEEREEYEPHLRAGRTVYAGVDYEGVLRAVESEADVIVWDGGNNDWPFFVPDLEIVVVDPHRLTDAQGYFPGHVNLLRADVAILSKIDSASAAEREAARRFVGRVNPRAALVEVAMPPGLPERDRLRGQRILVVEDGPSVTHGGMASGAGLLAVRQNEGGAIIDPKPYAVGSLRRLWTDYPHLGPVLPAMGYGAEQISELESTIAKVPCDLVVIATPVDLARLIRITQPTVRVSYEATEVGSPTLAELLRDIIARARRG, encoded by the coding sequence GTGGACAATCACGCCAAGCATGAGACGACTCGTGTGTTGATCATGGGAGCAGCGGGGAGGGATTTTCACACGTTCAACCTGCTGTTTCGAGGCAGTCTGGCTCATCAGGTGATGGGGTTTACCGCTGCCCAGATTCCTAACATTCAGGATCGGCGCTACCCGGCTGCGCTTGCCGGCGCCTTGTACCCCGATGGCATTCCTATCTATCCCGAGGCAGAGTTGGAGCGACTCATCCAGCACCACCACATCGATCAGGTGATCTTTGCCTACAGCGATGTGTCGCATGAAGCCGTGATGCGGACGGCCTCGCGGGTGATTGCGGCAGGGGCGTCGTTTTGCGTACCGGGTACCAGGAGTACCATGTTGGCCGCCCGCAAGCCGGTGGTTTCGATCTGCGCGACTCGGACCGGAGCAGGGAAGAGTCCGGTCTCCCGACGCGTCAGCGCGGTCCTGGCCGCGGCCGGACTGCGGATCGGCCTGGTCCGGCATCCAATGCCGTACGGAGATTTGGAACTGCAAGCGGTCCAGCGGTTCGTCCGACTTGCGGATCTGGATGCGGCTGCCTGCACGATCGAGGAGCGGGAGGAATATGAGCCGCACCTTCGGGCCGGGAGGACGGTCTATGCTGGCGTCGATTACGAAGGAGTGCTTCGCGCAGTCGAATCGGAAGCCGACGTGATCGTCTGGGATGGAGGAAACAACGACTGGCCGTTCTTCGTGCCCGATTTGGAGATCGTCGTCGTGGATCCGCATCGTCTGACGGATGCACAGGGGTATTTCCCCGGACACGTAAACCTGCTGCGTGCGGACGTCGCGATCCTGTCGAAAATCGACAGCGCCAGCGCCGCGGAGCGGGAGGCGGCACGCCGCTTCGTCGGTCGGGTGAATCCGCGCGCCGCGTTGGTGGAGGTGGCCATGCCTCCGGGCCTACCGGAGCGAGACCGGCTTCGGGGGCAGCGGATCCTGGTCGTCGAGGATGGGCCGAGCGTGACGCACGGTGGAATGGCGTCGGGGGCCGGCCTTCTGGCGGTTCGGCAGAACGAGGGTGGGGCCATCATCGATCCGAAACCCTACGCCGTCGGGAGTTTGCGTCGGCTTTGGACGGACTATCCGCACTTGGGCCCGGTGCTTCCTGCCATGGGGTACGGAGCGGAACAGATCAGCGAGTTGGAGTCAACGATTGCCAAGGTGCCGTGCGATCTCGTCGTGATTGCGACGCCGGTGGACTTGGCCCGCCTCATCCGGATCACGCAGCCGACCGTTCGAGTGAGCTACGAGGCGACAGAGGTGGGGAGTCCGACCCTTGCGGAATTGCTTCGGGACATCATCGCGCGGGCTCGACGAGGGTGA
- a CDS encoding acyl carrier protein: MSSPAPDQIRALVLRLLGEIAPEADLTTLNPDASFRDQLDLDSMDFLNFVLALHKELQIDIPEADYPKFASLNGCIAQLAAAQP; the protein is encoded by the coding sequence ATGAGTTCGCCGGCCCCGGATCAGATTCGCGCCTTGGTGCTGCGCCTCTTGGGAGAGATCGCCCCGGAGGCCGACCTTACGACGCTCAACCCGGACGCCAGCTTCCGCGACCAACTCGATCTGGACTCCATGGACTTTCTAAACTTCGTGCTGGCGCTCCACAAGGAACTGCAGATCGACATCCCCGAAGCCGATTATCCGAAATTCGCCAGCCTCAACGGCTGCATCGCACAACTTGCGGCAGCACAACCATGA